From the genome of Vicia villosa cultivar HV-30 ecotype Madison, WI linkage group LG2, Vvil1.0, whole genome shotgun sequence, one region includes:
- the LOC131652512 gene encoding pentatricopeptide repeat-containing protein At4g20770, with translation MEVKSLNLLNLLQSCITNKSLSSAKIIHARIFRLILFSDTFLSNHLIELYSKCNDITSAHHVFDKIPHKNIFSYNAILSAYCKSNNLQNACRLFLQMPERNTVSLNTIITSMVRNGYERQALDTYDSMMVHDSVKPSHITFATVFSACGGLLDANCGRRNHGFVVKIGLDSNIYVVNALLSMYSKCGLNVDAFRVFEDIPEPNEVTFTTIMGGLSQTNQVVEALELFRLMLRKGIRVDSVSLSTILGICVKGVSFDVCDDDGRGFSTNAQGKQIHTLAIKVGFERDLHLCNSLLDMYAKTGDMDGAENVFVNLDKHNVVSWNIMISGYGNKCDSEKAVECFQRMQCCGYEPDDVTYINMLTACVKSGDVKIGRQIFDCMSCPSLISWNAILSGYNQSADHGEAVELFRKMQFQWQHPDRTTLAIILSSCAELGLLEAGKQAHAVSQKLGFYDDVYVASSLINVYSKCGKMELSKHVFSKLSEQDVVCWNSMIAGFSTNSLEQDALAFFKQMRQFGFFPSEFSFATIASSCAKLSSLFQGQQVHAQIIKDGYVDNVFVGSSLAEMYCKCGDVVAARCYFDMMPSKNIVTWNEMIHGYAQNGYGHEAVCLYKEMISCGEKPDDITFIAVLTACSHSALVDEGVEIFNAMLQKFEVVPKLDHYTCIIDCLGRAGRFHEVEVILDTMPYKDDTIVWEVVLSSCRVHGNLSLAKRAAEELYRLDPRNSAPYVLLANMYSSMGRWDDAQVVRDLMSDNQIHKDPGYSRSEFKYDVQSTL, from the coding sequence ATGGAAGTCAAGAGTTTGAATTTGTTGAACCTACTGCAATCTTGCATAACCAACAAATCTTTATCATCCGCCAAAATCATCCACGCTCGAATCTTCCGCTTAATCCTTTTCTCCGACACTTTTCTCTCCAACCACCTCATCGAActatattccaagtgcaatgacaTCACTTCCGCACACCACGTGTTCGACAAAATTCCCCATAAAAACATCTTCTCCTATAACGCCATCTTGTCCGCTTATTGCAAATCCAACAATTTGCAAAACGCCTGTCGTTTATTCCTTCAAATGCCAGAAAGAAACACGGTGTCGTTGAACACTATAATCACAAGCATGGTTCGAAATGGATATGAAAGACAGGCACTTGATACTTATGATTCAATGATGGTACATGACTCTGTTAAGCCTTCTCATATAACGTTTGCTACTGTTTTTAGTGCTTGTGGTGGTTTGTTAGATGCAAATTGTGGTAGAAGGAATCATGGGTTTGTGGTTAAAATTGGTCTTGATAGTAATATTTATGTGGTTAATGCTCTTTTGAGTATGTATTCTAAGTGTGGCTTAAATGTGGATGCTTTTCGTGTTTTTGAGGATATTCCTGAACCTAATGAGGTTACTTTTACTACAATTATGGGTGGGTTATCGCAAACAAATCAAGTGGTGGAAGCTTTGGAGTTGTTTAGACTCATGTTGAGAAAAGGGATTCGTGTTGATTCGGTTTCCTTGTCTACCATCTTGGGTATTTGTGTGAAAGGAGTATCTTTTGATGTATGTGATGATGATGGTCGTGGTTTTTCGACTAATGCACAAGGAAAACAGATTCATACTCTCGCGATTAAAGTTGGGTTTGAGAGAGACCTTCATTTGTGCAATTCTTTGCTTGATATGTATGCTAAAACCGGGGATATGGATGGTGCTGAAAATGTTTTTGTTAATTTGGATAAGCATAATGTTGTTTCTTGGAATATAATGATATCTGGGTATGGGAACAAATGCGATAGTGAGAAAGCGGTTGAGTGTTTTCAGAGGATGCAGTGTTGTGGATATGAACCAGATGATGTTACTTATATTAATATGTTGACAGCGTGTGTTAAATCTGGGGATGTTAAAATTGGGCGTCAAATATTTGACTGTATGTCGTGCCCGAGTTTGATTTCATGGAATGCCATACTTTCTGGCTATAACCAGAGTGCAGATCATGGAGAGGCAGTTGAACTGTTTAGAAAGATGCAGTTTCAGTGGCAGCACCCTGATAGGACAACTTTGGCTATTATTCTCAGTTCATGTGCTGAATTGGGACTTCTTGAGGCTGGGAAACAGGCTCACGCAGTTTCCCAGAAGCTTGGATTTTATGATGATGTGTATGTTGCCAGTAGCCTTATTAATGTGTACTCAAAATGTGGGAAAATGGAGTTGTCTAAGCATGTCTTCAGTAAACTTTCTGAACAAGATGTTGTTTGTTGGAACTCAATGATAGCAGGGTTCTCAACCAATTCTCTTGAACAAGATGCTTTGGCTTTTTTTAAGCAGATGAGACAATTTGGTTTCTTTCCTTCTGAGTTTTCTTTTGCTACCATAGCTAGCTCTTGTGCGAAGCTTTCGTCTTTGTTTCAAGGACAACAAGTCCATGCTCAGATCATAAAAGATGGTTATGTAGATAATGTATTTGTGGGGAGTTCTCTTGCAGAAATGTATTGTAAATGTGGGGATGTAGTTGCAGCCAGATGTTATTTTGATATGATGCCAAGTAAAAATATTGTTACTTGGAATGAAATGATACACGGTTATGCACAGAATGGATACGGTCACGAGGCTGTATGCCTTTATAAGGAGATGATTTCATGTGGCGAAAAACCTGATGATATTACATTTATTGCTGTTTTAACTGCTTGTAGCCACTCAGCATTGGTCGATGAAGGGGTTGAAATATTCAACGCAATGCTACAAAAATTCGAAGTGGTGCCAAAGTTGGATCattatacatgcatcatagatTGTCTGGGACGAGCAGGGAGGTTTCATGAAGTAGAAGTCATTCTAGATACCATGCCGTATAAAGATGACACAATTGTATGGGAGGTTGTATTAAGCTCATGCCGTGTTCATGGTAACTTGAGCTTAGCAAAAAGAGCAGCTGAGGAACTCTATCGACTGGACCCACGAAATTCTGCGCCTTATGTGCTTCTTGCCAACATGTATTCTTCTATGGGAAGATGGGATGATGCACAAGTTGTTAGAGATTTGATGAGTGATAACCAAATACATAAGGACCCTGGTTATAGCAGGAGCGAGTTCAAGTATGATGTGCAAAGCACTCTGTag
- the LOC131650362 gene encoding organic cation/carnitine transporter 3-like — translation MGLDDNYDPNEQMTTQSSQYQQHGYPTPQFPQHQQYGYTTPQQTMPFFQGDKYRTNILFLGDKCEKYHKRNTFFQLYSSITKLFGSGCALKRMVAKMVLGIGIGMVYYGMPLAVGNLGFNIYLAVVFNALMEIPAYVATYFLENCRRKPSVLVFSIASGVCCIMCVVVGSGIQEIRVGLAMALVFSACTAFNVFLIYILELFPTSVGNITSSLVGQATVFGNVFTPFLISAGRKNDIFSYGVFGIVIMLSCFALLGLPETRGLDLCDTMDQQEKKDDMSV, via the exons ATGGGTCTAGATGACAATTACGACCCAAACGAGCAAATGACCACTCAATCGTCACAGTACCAACAACATGGATACCCCACACCCCAATTtccacaacaccaacaatatgggtACACCACACCCCAACAAACAATGCCATTTTTTCAAG GAGATAAATATCGTACTAATATTCTTTTTTTAGGGGATAAATGCGAAAAATATCATAAAAGAAACACATTTTTCCAACTCTACTCATCGATAACGAAGTTGTTTGGGAGTGGTTGCGCTTTAAAGAGAATGGTGGCGAAAATGGTGCTTGGTATTGGAATTGGAATGGTGTATTATGGTATGCCATTAGCAGTTGGGAACTTAGGATTCAACATTTACTTGGCTGTTGTATTCAATGCCTTGATGGAAATACCGGCTTATGTGGCTACCTATTTCTTGGAGAATTGCCGAAGAAAACCGTCAGTTCTTGTATTCTCAATAGCTAGTGGTGTATGTTGtataatgtgtgttgttgttggaTCAGGAATACAAGAAATTCGAGTTGGATTAGCAATGGCATTGGTTTTCAGTGCGTGCACAGCTTTTAATGTGTTTCTCATTTACATTTTAGAGCTATTTCCAACAAGTGTGGGGAACATTACATCATCATTGGTGGGACAAGCTACTGTTTTTGGTAATGTTTTCACCCcctttttgatatctgctgggagGAAAAACGACATTTTCTCTTATGGCGTGTTTGGAATAGTTATCATGTTGTCGTGTTTTGCGTTGCTTGGTTTGCCAGAGACAAGAGGATTAGATCTTTGTGATACCATGGATCAACAAGAGAAGAAAGACGATATGTCAGTATAA